A genomic segment from Dermacentor silvarum isolate Dsil-2018 chromosome 11, BIME_Dsil_1.4, whole genome shotgun sequence encodes:
- the LOC119433402 gene encoding gamma-interferon-inducible lysosomal thiol reductase — protein MKSRFVPAVASALCLAFLCQQAAVTSADVDDAAAKGVRPSRRVKVQLFYETHCPYSQKFITKQLWPTYLRLSDRLIVRLVPYGMAQRREAVGADGRKTTEITCQHGRHECVANMIQACAVALFKGTYQLLAFVACMESSTTPHRVVKSCSSRVGVNWSALERCASSRWGPRLLLKMGHKTASHRPAVPYVPFVVVNGRQDDDVQGKATSDFFGLVCSMLDEPVPPACVLSGQTSEQPEVATVSTGMLELRGMSVEVEAWTAASMNETATKRI, from the coding sequence ATGAAGTCGCGGTTCGTTCCGGCGGTCGCGTCCGCCCTCTGCCTGGCCTTCCTGTGCCAGCAGGCCGCGGTCACCTCCGCGGACGTCGACGACGCTGCCGCCAAAGGCGTACGACCGTCGCGTCGCGTCAAGGTCCAGCTCTTCTACGAGACCCACTGCCCGTACAGCCAGAAGTTCATCACGAAGCAGCTGTGGCCGACCTATCTGCGACTAAGCGACCGACTCATTGTCCGCCTGGTTCCATACGGCATGGCCCAGAGGAGAGAGGCCGTGGGCGCCGATGGGCGCAAGACGACCGAGATCACGTGTCAGCACGGCCGCCACGAGTGCGTCGCCAACATGATCCAGGCGTGCGCCGTGGCGCTCTTCAAGGGCACCTACCAGCTGCTCGCGTTCGTCGCCTGCATGGAGTCCTCGACGACGCCCCACCGCGTGGTGAAGTCGTGCTCGTCGCGAGTCGGCGTCAACTGGTCGGCGCTCGAACGCTGCGCGTCTTCCCGGTGGGGACCCCGGCTCCTGCTGAAGATGGGCCACAAGACGGCGTCCCACCGGCCGGCGGTGCCGTACGTCCCGTTCGTCGTGGTCAACGGGAGGCAGGACGACGACGTGCAAGGCAAGGCGACCTCGGACTTTTTCGGACTGGTCTGTTCTATGCTCGACGAGCCCGTGCCGCCCGCTTGCGTCTTGTCGGGGCAGACGTCGGAGCAGCCGGAGGTCGCCACGGTTTCTACGGGAATGCTCGAGCTGCGAGGGATGAGCGTCGAGGTAGAGGCGTGGACGGCGGCGAGTATGAACGAGACCGCTACGAAACGGATATGA